A window of Mucilaginibacter paludis DSM 18603 contains these coding sequences:
- a CDS encoding helix-turn-helix domain-containing protein — translation MQTFRKIHIGRNIERLREFKGIKQEVLASGLGVSQQTISRIEQSETVDEVKLEQIAKLLGVTKEAIKNYSDEAVIFHIQTMNDNASANYQYNSNSVERIVELYERLLNEKNELIKQKDEVIKHKDAVIEMFKQQQKAS, via the coding sequence ATGCAAACATTTAGAAAAATACACATAGGCAGAAATATTGAACGCTTACGGGAGTTCAAAGGGATCAAACAAGAGGTATTAGCCTCCGGCTTAGGTGTCAGCCAACAAACAATTTCCAGAATAGAGCAAAGCGAAACGGTTGATGAGGTAAAACTTGAACAGATCGCAAAATTGTTAGGGGTTACCAAAGAAGCAATAAAAAATTATAGCGATGAAGCGGTGATTTTTCATATCCAAACAATGAACGACAATGCATCCGCTAACTATCAATATAATTCAAATTCAGTTGAACGAATCGTTGAATTGTACGAACGTTTATTAAATGAGAAAAATGAATTGATAAAGCAGAAAGACGAGGTAATAAAACACAAAGATGCCGTGATCGAAATGTTTAAGCAGCAGCAAAAAGCTTCCTAA
- the mobC gene encoding conjugal transfer protein MobC, whose amino-acid sequence MNNTGENTEGLRKIIDMTRQISLVLLILHFYVYCYGAFRQWGLSHSITDKLLLNLQHTGLFDNSYISKLGALMFLLISLIGAKGKKDEDLKLGMALRYGGFGLLIYGLSQFLLSIHAGVEVIAILYMSITSIGYMMIMRGGALLSRILQLKFKGDIFNKLNESFPQEERLLTNEYSINLPAQYNLKGNIRKSWINIINPFRALLVIGTPGAGKSYFVIRHVITQHIKKGFSLFVYDFKYDDLSRIVYNTLKQNSTAYKIPPAFYVINFDNLGQTHRCNPLEPGRMDDITDASESSRTIMLGLNREWIKKQGDFFVESPINFVTAIIWFLKKYRNGIHCTLPHVIELMQVEYHELFSVLRTEPEIEVLINPFVSAYKNRATDQLEGQIASAKISMARLASPQLYYVLNGNDFTLDLNNPDEPKVICMGNNPQKQQIYGAVLSLYISRMIKLVNQKNKLKSSLIFDEFPTIYFNGIDSLIATARSNKVATCLGVQDYSQLKKDYGREQAEVIMNIVGNIVSGQVVGDTAKQLSERFGKIMQERESVSINSSDTSVSKSMQLDSAIPASKISGLSSGEFVGMVADDPMQKIELKTFHAEIINDHEAIKQEEAKYSDIPQIREVGSQDVEQNYLQVKKEIKILIDSELERMSDSPNLTNLILKKIV is encoded by the coding sequence ATGAACAACACAGGAGAAAACACCGAAGGATTAAGAAAGATCATTGATATGACCAGGCAGATCAGCCTCGTGCTGCTGATACTGCATTTTTACGTTTATTGTTATGGAGCGTTCAGGCAATGGGGCTTATCCCATAGCATCACCGATAAGCTCCTGCTAAACTTGCAACATACCGGACTGTTCGACAACAGCTATATCTCCAAGCTGGGGGCATTGATGTTCCTGCTCATTTCCCTGATCGGTGCCAAAGGGAAAAAGGACGAAGACCTGAAATTAGGGATGGCATTAAGGTATGGCGGATTTGGATTGTTAATATACGGATTAAGCCAGTTCCTGTTAAGTATCCATGCCGGTGTGGAAGTTATCGCAATACTCTATATGTCCATTACTTCTATAGGGTACATGATGATCATGCGGGGCGGGGCATTGCTATCCCGGATATTGCAATTGAAGTTTAAAGGCGACATCTTTAACAAGCTCAATGAATCCTTTCCGCAGGAAGAGAGGCTTTTAACCAATGAGTATTCCATCAACCTGCCAGCGCAATACAACCTCAAAGGTAACATCCGCAAAAGCTGGATCAATATCATCAATCCATTCCGGGCGCTATTGGTTATCGGTACACCGGGCGCAGGTAAGTCTTATTTTGTTATCCGGCATGTCATTACCCAGCACATCAAAAAGGGGTTCAGCCTGTTCGTGTATGACTTTAAGTATGATGACCTGTCCCGCATCGTATATAATACCTTAAAACAAAATTCCACAGCCTATAAAATACCACCGGCATTTTACGTGATAAATTTTGATAACCTGGGCCAGACCCACCGTTGTAACCCTTTGGAGCCTGGGCGGATGGACGATATTACTGATGCCTCCGAATCTTCACGCACCATCATGCTCGGGTTGAACCGGGAGTGGATCAAAAAGCAGGGAGATTTCTTTGTGGAATCCCCGATCAACTTTGTTACCGCAATTATATGGTTCCTGAAAAAATACAGGAATGGTATCCATTGCACGCTGCCGCATGTGATAGAACTCATGCAGGTGGAATACCACGAGCTTTTTTCCGTTTTGAGAACGGAACCTGAAATTGAAGTGCTCATCAACCCCTTTGTTTCCGCTTACAAAAACAGGGCAACCGACCAGCTGGAAGGCCAGATTGCCAGTGCTAAAATCAGTATGGCCAGGTTAGCCTCCCCACAATTATACTATGTTCTTAACGGCAATGATTTTACCCTTGACCTCAATAACCCCGATGAGCCTAAAGTGATCTGTATGGGCAATAACCCGCAGAAGCAGCAAATTTACGGAGCGGTACTTAGCCTCTATATTTCCCGGATGATCAAGTTAGTGAACCAGAAAAACAAGCTGAAAAGCAGTTTGATATTTGACGAGTTCCCTACCATTTACTTTAATGGTATCGATAGCCTGATCGCTACTGCCCGTTCCAACAAGGTTGCTACCTGTTTGGGCGTACAGGACTACAGCCAGTTAAAGAAAGATTATGGCCGGGAGCAGGCGGAGGTCATTATGAATATCGTGGGTAATATTGTCAGCGGGCAGGTAGTGGGTGATACAGCCAAGCAGTTAAGCGAGCGGTTCGGCAAGATCATGCAGGAACGGGAGAGCGTCTCCATTAATAGTTCCGATACATCGGTCAGTAAGTCCATGCAACTGGACAGTGCCATCCCGGCTTCAAAGATCAGCGGCCTTTCTTCCGGTGAATTCGTGGGTATGGTAGCGGACGACCCTATGCAAAAGATCGAGTTAAAAACCTTTCATGCCGAGATTATTAACGACCATGAAGCCATTAAACAGGAAGAAGCGAAATATTCGGATATTCCCCAGATACGGGAAGTCGGCAGCCAGGATGTTGAGCAGAACTACTTACAGGTAAAAAAGGAAATTAAAATACTGATAGATTCTGAACTTGAACGGATGTCCGACAGCCCAAACCTGACTAATCTCATTTTGAAAAAGATTGTTTAG
- a CDS encoding relaxase/mobilization nuclease domain-containing protein → MVAKITTGKTIRGVLNYNEQKVADGTATLIHASKFIREPEDLTYTQKLDRFQKLINQNERTKTNAIHISLNFDKADQLDDTRLIQIADSYMDKIGFGEQPFLVYQHFDAAHQHIHIVTTNIEPGGNRIPLHYIGKNQSEVARKEIEVEFGITVAESKKIDDEYYLKPIQLEKVVYGQSATKAAISNTVREVVKTYKYTSLAELNAALRQFNIIADPGEPGSLKHDKKGLSYSILDKNGNKIGVPIKASRIYGRPITSNLERRYADNRISREDYKNRLVHVLGKIIGDTTIKSKEAFATALQEKNIQVVWHSNKEGRLYGVTYVDNATRTVFNGSDLGKTYSANAISQRLGGTFSKDNDNSSITIVQKDEPLAQQERLGNGLLSQITEALFDAENPNQSMDYHLKMDRKKKKRKGPRL, encoded by the coding sequence ATGGTTGCCAAAATAACTACGGGAAAAACGATACGGGGCGTATTGAACTACAATGAACAGAAGGTTGCCGACGGTACAGCAACATTGATCCATGCCAGTAAATTTATCCGGGAGCCGGAAGACCTCACCTATACCCAAAAGCTTGATCGCTTCCAGAAATTGATCAACCAGAACGAGCGGACAAAAACAAATGCCATACACATCTCCCTGAATTTCGACAAGGCCGATCAACTGGACGATACCCGATTGATACAGATTGCCGATAGCTATATGGATAAGATAGGATTTGGTGAACAGCCCTTTTTAGTCTACCAGCATTTTGATGCCGCACATCAGCACATCCATATCGTGACCACCAATATTGAACCTGGAGGCAACCGGATTCCCCTGCATTACATTGGTAAAAACCAATCGGAAGTAGCCCGCAAGGAAATCGAAGTTGAGTTTGGGATCACTGTAGCAGAAAGTAAAAAAATCGATGACGAGTATTACCTGAAACCTATCCAGCTCGAAAAAGTAGTTTATGGTCAATCAGCAACCAAGGCGGCTATCTCCAATACCGTCCGGGAAGTCGTCAAGACCTATAAATACACTTCCCTGGCTGAACTGAATGCAGCGCTGCGGCAATTCAATATTATTGCCGACCCCGGAGAACCCGGAAGCCTGAAACACGATAAAAAGGGATTGAGCTACAGCATCCTGGATAAGAATGGTAATAAAATTGGGGTGCCCATCAAAGCCAGCCGCATCTATGGCAGGCCAATTACCAGCAACCTGGAAAGACGGTATGCAGACAACAGGATCAGCAGGGAGGATTATAAAAACCGCCTGGTACATGTTCTGGGTAAGATCATAGGCGATACCACAATAAAAAGCAAAGAAGCATTCGCTACCGCATTGCAGGAAAAGAACATCCAGGTGGTATGGCACAGCAATAAGGAGGGGCGGCTCTACGGGGTAACCTATGTCGATAACGCAACAAGAACAGTTTTCAATGGTAGCGACCTGGGCAAAACCTATAGTGCCAATGCGATCAGCCAGCGGCTGGGTGGAACTTTCTCCAAAGACAATGATAACAGTTCCATCACTATTGTGCAGAAAGACGAGCCACTGGCCCAACAGGAAAGGTTGGGCAACGGGTTATTATCCCAAATAACGGAAGCCCTGTTTGATGCTGAAAATCCAAACCAAAGCATGGACTATCATTTAAAAATGGACAGAAAGAAGAAGAAACGTAAAGGCCCGAGATTATAA
- a CDS encoding plasmid mobilization protein: MSRADKEILKHEIKTRVNDAKFNELNKLLNQSSCQNMSELVRHILHERPVIIGQRNQSLDLLTEELSGIRKELRSIGININQITKQFNTFPEKEQKLLQALGAAEQYRVTGNKVDQLLTIITKLSEQWLPK; this comes from the coding sequence ATGAGCCGTGCAGATAAAGAAATATTGAAACATGAGATCAAGACCAGGGTCAATGATGCCAAATTCAATGAGCTTAATAAGCTGTTGAACCAATCATCCTGCCAGAACATGAGCGAGCTGGTACGCCACATACTCCATGAAAGGCCAGTCATTATCGGGCAAAGGAACCAGTCATTAGACCTGCTTACCGAAGAACTTTCAGGCATCCGCAAGGAACTGCGTTCCATTGGGATCAACATCAACCAGATCACAAAGCAATTCAACACCTTCCCCGAAAAGGAACAAAAACTATTGCAGGCATTGGGGGCAGCCGAGCAATACCGGGTAACAGGCAATAAGGTAGACCAGCTACTCACGATCATCACTAAACTGTCCGAACAATGGTTGCCAAAATAA
- a CDS encoding ParA family protein: protein MAKIITIAHQKGGVGKSTLAINLALCFQDQLSVGLVDIDPQGSILHIKDDFPQLSIVGENRLQNIRQLDYDLIIVDTPPYLSNRLPELFENSDLIIVPTKAGFFDVMAIRSTLRLIKEAQAKTPSLKAVIILNIVKPRAGITKDVIDLLATMDTPILKTMIHDRVSIASSIITSGVINGKDQKAKEEITSLAEEVVHHLTHEV, encoded by the coding sequence ATGGCAAAAATTATCACCATAGCGCACCAGAAAGGTGGAGTAGGCAAAAGTACCCTTGCGATCAACCTTGCACTTTGTTTCCAGGATCAGCTATCCGTAGGATTAGTTGACATTGACCCGCAGGGAAGCATCCTCCATATAAAAGATGACTTTCCGCAACTATCCATAGTCGGTGAAAACCGGCTTCAAAATATCCGGCAACTTGATTACGACTTAATAATAGTTGACACGCCACCATATTTGTCCAATAGATTACCTGAATTATTTGAAAATTCTGATCTGATCATAGTGCCAACAAAGGCAGGCTTTTTTGATGTGATGGCGATCCGTTCAACACTGCGCCTCATCAAAGAAGCCCAGGCGAAAACACCATCGTTAAAAGCGGTCATTATTCTCAATATTGTCAAGCCGAGAGCCGGTATAACCAAAGATGTCATTGACCTGTTAGCAACGATGGATACGCCAATACTAAAGACGATGATCCATGACCGCGTGAGTATTGCAAGTTCCATCATTACCTCCGGGGTAATCAATGGGAAAGATCAAAAAGCAAAAGAAGAAATCACCTCCCTGGCGGAAGAAGTTGTTCACCACCTTACCCATGAAGTATAG
- a CDS encoding AAA family ATPase, translated as MKQRSQKLTEGVYYQTQTSYSSMKKLSEEGEYLNEPKMLFGPYVPEEGLIHFPSQRGVGKSWLCMQLCIAVAGEWDSFLGEQINLHGNTLYINHELTANTMRRRSKRLYQHLPHPVGDQFKAMVFTTRAGLENELISLAGIVQKLQPRLIVLDNLRMAFTASDTNNNKETTRIMNMLLAFCDTSKAALIFTDHFRKHSSGQLTDSDLQSGSGIKTDLADGDFFLRRSCQDKNLRILKRGKSRHFEESESAKLIRLNPQTLWFELVEDDVNEAEHVGISGLKEKDEQKDMAQTLRSQGKNIMEIAKILGKGKSTIHRWLKIDDT; from the coding sequence ATGAAACAAAGGTCACAAAAACTGACCGAGGGGGTGTACTACCAAACCCAGACCTCTTATAGTTCTATGAAGAAGCTATCAGAAGAAGGTGAATACCTGAACGAGCCTAAAATGCTTTTCGGGCCTTATGTACCCGAAGAAGGGTTAATCCATTTCCCTTCACAGCGGGGCGTAGGCAAGTCCTGGTTATGTATGCAATTATGTATTGCCGTGGCAGGCGAATGGGATAGCTTTTTAGGGGAGCAGATCAACCTTCATGGCAACACCCTATACATTAACCACGAACTGACCGCCAATACCATGCGGAGAAGAAGCAAGCGGCTTTACCAGCATCTACCGCACCCGGTAGGTGATCAATTTAAAGCAATGGTTTTTACCACCCGTGCCGGGCTTGAAAATGAATTGATCTCGCTGGCAGGTATTGTACAAAAACTGCAACCCAGGTTAATCGTATTGGATAATTTAAGGATGGCTTTTACGGCCTCCGACACCAACAACAATAAGGAGACCACGCGGATCATGAACATGCTGCTGGCATTCTGTGATACCTCCAAAGCCGCATTGATCTTTACCGACCACTTTAGAAAGCACAGTTCCGGCCAGTTAACCGACAGTGATCTGCAAAGTGGTTCCGGCATCAAAACCGACCTGGCCGATGGTGATTTTTTCCTTCGGCGCAGTTGCCAGGATAAAAATCTACGCATTCTGAAACGGGGAAAATCACGACACTTTGAAGAATCCGAAAGCGCCAAACTCATCAGGCTAAACCCGCAAACCTTGTGGTTTGAACTGGTAGAAGATGATGTAAACGAGGCGGAGCATGTTGGCATCAGCGGGTTAAAAGAGAAAGACGAGCAGAAAGATATGGCCCAAACGCTACGGTCGCAGGGTAAGAATATCATGGAGATCGCGAAGATTTTAGGGAAGGGGAAAAGTACGATACACCGATGGTTGAAGATCGATGATACCTGA
- a CDS encoding helix-turn-helix domain-containing protein, with protein sequence MGRIDKKYRENSGVSRDQLLTVDDLFNFRTTLIKDIKEIMVEVVNNNNGQQVKNWLKSEEVRDLLSLSTGKLYSLRKRGILPYTRIGGMIYYSYQDIQKMLDSGKLLDQ encoded by the coding sequence ATGGGTAGAATAGATAAAAAATATCGAGAGAACTCAGGGGTGAGCAGAGATCAATTATTGACGGTTGATGACCTCTTCAATTTCCGAACGACTTTGATAAAAGATATAAAGGAAATTATGGTTGAAGTTGTAAACAACAACAATGGCCAACAGGTAAAAAACTGGCTGAAATCCGAAGAGGTCAGGGACTTATTGAGTTTATCGACAGGTAAACTATATAGCCTTAGAAAACGAGGGATACTCCCCTATACAAGAATTGGTGGGATGATCTACTACTCCTATCAAGATATTCAAAAGATGTTAGATTCCGGGAAGTTGCTTGACCAATAA
- a CDS encoding phage integrase SAM-like domain-containing protein: MQVEDIVFEPILWTYKALENGEFSIYLRLTFYKDVKYLGTGFSTSNENWDSEKNSPQKSHPQYSSVISKINNLIDDVKFEIKLAGSEGRDITLQEIKQKIKNKKKVAIEKTAPSKLKLYEWYDVLIKNLEEAGKPGPADILSSSKANLMKVFEKDKLFNAFTVDDFEAYEKYLTTNIKTESTYSFYLRTFYGVWNKAIKKGYCHKDHHPKNHIQFQAYKKIKTKKRAVSADYIQSIEKLTYEPNTRHFRSQKYFLFSYYSRGMNFTDMALLKHKKNIEGADISYRRSKNKRDYDFKLHPKALAIIALFRNYPMQSDAGYVFPILNSTHSTARKIDQRIESALKDLNEDLKDMAKDIGLERTLTSYVARHSFATNLRSKDVDVKIIQEALGHETETQTTTYLAEIDDSIIASSIENALT; encoded by the coding sequence ATGCAAGTAGAAGACATAGTGTTCGAGCCGATTTTGTGGACATATAAGGCTTTAGAAAATGGGGAATTTTCAATTTATTTACGCCTAACCTTTTACAAGGACGTAAAGTATTTAGGTACCGGTTTTAGTACTTCAAATGAAAATTGGGACAGCGAAAAAAACTCTCCCCAAAAATCTCACCCCCAATATTCCAGCGTCATTTCAAAGATTAACAACTTAATTGACGATGTAAAGTTTGAGATCAAATTAGCGGGCAGTGAAGGTCGCGATATTACACTCCAGGAAATCAAACAGAAAATTAAAAACAAGAAGAAAGTAGCTATTGAAAAGACAGCACCTTCAAAATTGAAATTATACGAGTGGTATGATGTCTTAATAAAAAATTTGGAGGAAGCTGGTAAGCCTGGACCCGCGGATATATTATCCAGCAGCAAAGCTAATTTGATGAAGGTATTTGAAAAAGACAAGCTTTTCAATGCATTTACTGTTGACGACTTTGAAGCATATGAAAAGTATCTGACAACTAACATAAAGACAGAAAGTACTTACAGCTTTTATCTAAGAACATTTTATGGTGTATGGAATAAAGCCATAAAAAAGGGGTACTGCCATAAAGATCATCATCCAAAGAATCATATTCAGTTCCAGGCCTATAAAAAAATCAAAACAAAAAAACGTGCAGTTAGTGCAGACTATATTCAATCCATTGAAAAACTAACCTACGAACCTAACACACGTCATTTTAGATCGCAGAAATATTTCCTTTTCAGTTACTACAGCCGGGGAATGAATTTTACCGATATGGCTCTTTTAAAGCATAAAAAAAATATTGAGGGTGCAGACATCAGCTATCGGCGTTCAAAAAATAAGCGAGACTATGATTTTAAACTTCATCCTAAAGCGCTTGCAATTATCGCACTATTCAGAAATTACCCTATGCAAAGTGACGCTGGGTATGTTTTCCCAATATTAAATAGCACACATAGCACTGCGAGAAAAATTGACCAGCGAATTGAAAGTGCGCTAAAAGACTTAAATGAAGATTTAAAGGACATGGCAAAGGATATTGGTTTAGAAAGAACGCTTACTTCCTATGTAGCCAGGCACTCGTTCGCAACTAACTTACGTAGCAAAGACGTTGATGTCAAAATTATTCAGGAAGCATTGGGTCATGAAACAGAAACACAAACAACGACTTATCTTGCTGAAATTGACGACAGCATCATTGCATCAAGTATTGAAAACGCCTTAACGTAA
- a CDS encoding NAD(P)-binding protein, which translates to MAGLCASCYLGMNDYQVTIYEMNSTPGGEGHHGSRTLYRRPIRTMVAG; encoded by the coding sequence ATGGCCGGGCTTTGCGCGAGCTGTTATCTTGGTATGAACGACTACCAGGTAACTATTTATGAAATGAACAGCACGCCCGGCGGGGAGGGGCATCATGGTAGCAGGACCTTATACCGTAGACCTATACGTACAATGGTTGCTGGATAG
- a CDS encoding DUF1566 domain-containing protein: MFNFLKNMRNYLILFILFNFFIVPSQAQTASAGPFLTTPQGVGIRLKATATGKGLTYKWTPSAFLNHDDVLNPITTPSTSIIYSLRVSDSNGLVGTSYTIVTVTCSFAVGQFYGGGIIYYVDGSGCHGLIASLTDQSFGVPWWNGTSLPIFNTSTDYGSGRDNTQAIIAAQGSGYYAASIVNGVTISGYNDWFLPSREELQLMMSSAAHDQLHLFSDTFYWSSSADFSVNHTAGIFDELYAWAVSSAEAAPPYRGELHHVRAIRTF, from the coding sequence TTGTTTAATTTTTTAAAAAATATGAGAAATTATTTAATCCTTTTTATCTTATTTAATTTTTTTATCGTTCCGTCTCAGGCCCAAACAGCAAGTGCCGGACCATTTTTGACCACCCCACAAGGTGTTGGCATCAGACTGAAGGCCACTGCAACCGGCAAAGGGCTAACTTATAAGTGGACCCCATCTGCTTTTTTAAATCATGATGATGTTTTGAACCCGATTACAACACCATCCACATCAATAATTTATAGCCTGCGTGTTTCTGATAGTAACGGCCTTGTGGGTACCAGTTATACGATTGTAACGGTGACCTGTTCATTCGCTGTTGGCCAGTTTTATGGAGGTGGAATTATCTACTATGTGGATGGCTCTGGATGCCACGGGTTAATTGCCTCGTTAACAGATCAAAGTTTTGGAGTTCCTTGGTGGAATGGAACATCCCTACCTATCTTTAATACATCAACAGATTACGGCTCCGGCAGAGATAACACGCAGGCAATAATAGCCGCTCAAGGTAGCGGCTATTATGCAGCAAGCATTGTTAATGGAGTTACTATTAGCGGTTATAACGATTGGTTTCTGCCATCGAGGGAAGAATTACAACTAATGATGTCATCTGCGGCGCATGATCAATTACATTTATTTTCTGATACTTTTTATTGGAGTTCAAGTGCGGATTTTTCAGTTAATCATACAGCCGGTATATTTGACGAATTGTACGCATGGGCTGTAAGTTCTGCTGAAGCGGCTCCTCCTTACAGGGGCGAATTGCATCATGTACGTGCAATTAGAACATTTTGA